One window of Xanthomonas sp. 10-10 genomic DNA carries:
- the hemW gene encoding radical SAM family heme chaperone HemW, producing MPDLIPPPLSLYVHLPWCVRKCPYCDFNSHAAKGVLPFEEYVDALIRDLDADLPLVWGRVVHSVFFGGGTPSLFPAEAIDRFLQAAAARLRFAPNLEITLETNPGTAEHGRFEHYRAAGVNRLSFGVQTFDDVALQRLGRIHDSADAERAIKLAQDAGYDNFNIDLMYALPEQTLLQAEHDLERAFALQPTHMSHYQLTLEPNTVFFARPPTGIPDDDAAWDIQEHCQAMLADAGYAQYEVSAYARPGRQCAHNLNYWRFGDYLGIGAGAHGKISSGAQQHVLRRWKHKHPQSYLASAGTAASIGGDDIVPQQRLPFEYMLNLLRLHEGFRLSDFETSTGLAAAAIAAPVARAVAQGWLIEQHGRVVPTELGRRFTNDVVELFLS from the coding sequence GTGCCCGACCTGATCCCGCCCCCGCTATCGCTGTACGTGCACCTGCCCTGGTGCGTGCGCAAATGCCCGTACTGCGATTTCAACTCGCATGCGGCCAAGGGCGTGCTGCCGTTCGAAGAGTATGTGGATGCATTGATCCGCGACCTGGATGCGGACCTGCCGCTGGTGTGGGGGCGTGTGGTGCATTCGGTGTTCTTCGGCGGCGGTACGCCCAGCCTGTTTCCGGCCGAGGCGATCGACCGCTTTCTGCAGGCCGCCGCCGCGCGGCTGCGGTTTGCGCCGAACCTGGAAATCACCCTGGAAACCAATCCAGGCACCGCTGAACATGGCCGCTTCGAGCACTACCGTGCGGCCGGCGTGAACCGCCTGAGCTTCGGGGTACAGACCTTCGACGATGTGGCGTTGCAGCGGCTGGGCCGCATCCACGACAGCGCCGACGCCGAGCGTGCGATCAAGCTGGCGCAGGACGCCGGCTACGACAATTTCAATATCGACCTGATGTATGCGCTACCCGAGCAGACGCTGCTGCAGGCCGAGCACGATCTTGAACGCGCCTTCGCGCTGCAGCCCACCCACATGTCGCATTACCAGCTCACGCTGGAGCCGAACACGGTGTTCTTCGCGCGGCCGCCCACCGGCATTCCCGACGACGACGCGGCCTGGGATATCCAGGAACATTGCCAAGCGATGCTCGCCGACGCCGGCTACGCGCAGTACGAGGTCAGCGCGTACGCCAGGCCCGGGCGGCAATGCGCGCACAACCTCAACTACTGGCGCTTCGGCGATTACCTGGGCATCGGTGCCGGTGCGCACGGCAAGATCAGTTCCGGTGCGCAGCAACACGTGCTGCGTCGCTGGAAGCACAAGCATCCGCAAAGCTATCTGGCCAGTGCCGGCACTGCCGCATCCATCGGCGGCGATGACATCGTGCCGCAGCAGCGCTTGCCGTTCGAGTACATGCTCAATCTGCTGCGGCTGCACGAAGGCTTTCGCCTGAGCGATTTCGAGACATCGACCGGCCTGGCTGCCGCAGCCATCGCTGCGCCGGTGGCGCGTGCCGTGGCGCAGGGCTGGCTGATCGAGCAGCACGGGCGCGTGGTACCCACCGAGCTGGGCCGCCGCTTTACCAACGATGTGGTCGAGCTGTTCCTGAGCTGA
- a CDS encoding DUF1631 domain-containing protein — protein sequence MSTPVSSLQPTRSGPIAEAPVSARGRRLLDMLHAHCVQALGGPLRLTIVELERALLHQAEHARNSQIQADTYAQMRGLRDHIDQFPHLFLQHLAQDLATLRDRPSLAPPAETTAQPQMLTLVEDTDIDRDIVLSDIARRETSRRADALQLLAQRLAVIGAVPEFELDALPLGPYALCRIVRECGQTLGLNLDGQLALYKVFEHQVMDRLGDMYERANGTLAQEGILPGLIYHPYLIKPTQVQTRRTLPGSAAAPRQAAPSGTQGAQRSPRPATAWAGHSAPTAWQSALLDAHGTSAVAPIASATAQAASPALDDVAHALGGLMSSARQSQAAGGARVQQGGAPGSLAQAAAAQAHAHPAGPAPVSVPKAALGQALASLQGALSAQAAATPQAAGIDAVQRQVLELLRAEHGAQAALSPQDNDTFDLLGLLYAQMQREVREHTPAQALLAKLQVPVVRAALADTHFFVRDQHPVRELLNTVAESGAVWLGEDDVDPQLLHKLGNAVDRIVHDYQGDEAVFAAANDDIQTHLRNLARKAEVAERRHVDAARGKERLESAKQQAQARIEQLCQDSAPPRFVQSLLRQAWSDVLTLTLLRQGEQSPEWDERQALTARIAEVTCRSKGLPTDIALGTDVETALLQVGYHHDEAAAIARRLSTPGGDDELTSRTELTAKLKARARLGDQGDTATRKPATTPRTPDEEACYVQLRSLPFGTWFEFVINQQGDLRRQRLSWYSPMTGNALFVNQRGQKLGEQSLDGLARLMASGQARLLVEEKSRLIDRAWHATVRTLRSLAGHSSDEASA from the coding sequence ATGTCCACGCCCGTTTCTTCCCTGCAGCCCACACGCAGCGGCCCGATCGCCGAGGCGCCCGTGTCCGCGCGTGGCCGGCGCCTGCTCGACATGCTGCATGCACACTGCGTGCAGGCGCTTGGTGGCCCGCTGCGGTTGACCATCGTCGAGCTGGAACGCGCGCTGCTGCATCAGGCCGAACATGCGCGCAACAGCCAGATCCAGGCCGACACCTATGCGCAGATGCGCGGGCTGCGCGATCATATCGACCAGTTCCCGCACCTGTTCCTGCAGCACCTGGCGCAGGATCTGGCAACGCTGCGCGATCGTCCCAGCCTGGCACCGCCCGCCGAAACGACCGCTCAGCCGCAGATGCTGACCCTGGTGGAAGACACCGATATCGACCGCGATATCGTGCTCAGCGACATCGCCCGGCGCGAAACCTCGCGCCGGGCCGATGCGCTGCAGTTGCTGGCGCAGCGGCTGGCGGTGATCGGCGCGGTGCCGGAGTTCGAGCTGGATGCGTTGCCGCTTGGTCCCTACGCGCTGTGCCGGATCGTGCGCGAGTGCGGCCAGACCCTGGGCCTCAATCTGGATGGCCAGCTGGCGCTGTACAAGGTGTTCGAGCACCAGGTGATGGATCGCCTCGGCGATATGTACGAGCGCGCCAACGGCACGCTGGCCCAGGAAGGCATCCTGCCCGGGCTGATCTACCACCCGTATCTGATCAAACCCACGCAGGTGCAGACACGTCGCACCCTGCCGGGCAGCGCAGCTGCACCCAGGCAAGCCGCCCCCTCCGGCACACAAGGCGCGCAACGCAGTCCGCGCCCGGCCACCGCCTGGGCCGGCCACTCCGCGCCAACCGCATGGCAGAGCGCGCTGCTCGATGCGCACGGCACTTCCGCGGTTGCGCCGATCGCATCGGCAACCGCGCAAGCGGCCTCACCCGCACTGGACGATGTGGCCCACGCGCTGGGCGGCTTGATGTCCTCGGCCCGCCAGTCGCAGGCGGCGGGCGGCGCTCGTGTCCAGCAGGGCGGCGCGCCGGGCAGCCTTGCGCAGGCTGCGGCGGCGCAAGCGCATGCGCACCCCGCTGGCCCGGCGCCGGTCAGCGTGCCAAAGGCAGCGCTCGGCCAGGCGTTGGCCAGCCTGCAGGGCGCACTGAGCGCACAGGCCGCTGCAACGCCGCAGGCCGCCGGTATCGATGCGGTGCAGCGTCAGGTATTGGAGCTGTTGCGCGCCGAGCACGGTGCACAGGCCGCGCTATCGCCGCAGGACAACGACACCTTCGATCTGCTCGGCCTGCTCTACGCGCAGATGCAGCGCGAAGTACGCGAGCACACGCCTGCGCAGGCCCTGCTCGCCAAGCTGCAGGTGCCGGTGGTGCGCGCCGCCTTGGCCGACACGCATTTTTTCGTGCGCGACCAGCACCCGGTGCGCGAGTTGCTCAACACCGTGGCCGAGTCCGGCGCGGTCTGGCTGGGCGAGGACGATGTCGACCCACAGCTGCTGCACAAGCTGGGCAACGCGGTCGACCGGATCGTCCACGACTACCAGGGCGACGAGGCGGTGTTCGCCGCCGCCAACGACGATATCCAGACGCATCTGCGCAACCTGGCGCGCAAGGCCGAGGTGGCCGAGCGCCGGCATGTGGATGCCGCACGCGGCAAGGAACGGCTGGAATCGGCCAAGCAGCAGGCGCAGGCGCGCATCGAGCAACTCTGCCAGGACAGCGCGCCGCCGCGCTTCGTGCAATCGCTGCTGCGCCAGGCGTGGTCGGACGTGCTCACGCTCACCTTGCTGCGGCAGGGCGAACAATCGCCCGAATGGGACGAGCGCCAGGCGCTGACCGCACGCATCGCCGAGGTCACCTGCCGCAGCAAGGGACTGCCGACCGACATCGCGCTGGGCACCGATGTCGAAACGGCATTGCTGCAGGTCGGCTATCACCACGATGAAGCGGCCGCGATCGCGCGGCGCCTGTCCACGCCCGGTGGCGACGACGAGCTTACCTCGCGCACCGAACTCACCGCCAAACTCAAGGCGCGTGCACGCCTGGGCGACCAGGGCGACACCGCCACGCGCAAGCCCGCCACCACGCCGCGGACGCCTGACGAGGAAGCCTGCTACGTGCAACTGCGCAGCCTGCCCTTCGGCACCTGGTTCGAATTCGTGATCAATCAACAAGGCGATCTGCGCCGGCAACGCCTGTCCTGGTACAGCCCGATGACCGGCAACGCGTTGTTCGTCAATCAGCGCGGGCAAAAACTCGGCGAGCAATCGCTCGATGGCCTGGCGCGGCTGATGGCCAGCGGCCAGGCGCGCTTGCTGGTGGAAGAAAAGTCGCGGTTGATCGATCGCGCCTGGCACGCCACCGTGCGCACGCTGCGCAGCCTGGCCGGCCACTCCTCCGATGAGGCATCCGCATGA
- a CDS encoding YicC/YloC family endoribonuclease: MIRSMTAFAGGERITPWGTLGCELRSVNHRFLEVGVRLPEELRALEPLLRERVAAKNSRGKLDLTLRLRALDNAQTLAVNESLLHELGALATRLDGLFPKLQVGFTDLLQLPGVLQVQDVDAPALQAQALALLDEVVDSFVVAREREGGKLAEAISERVDAIERIAAEVRILIPVIREGQRVKLAARLADLPHPVDPGRAEQELVLWLQKLDVDEELDRLSSHISEIRRVLKQREPVGRRLDFLLQEFNREANTLGSKSVDSRTSNAAVDLKVLIDQIREQVQNIE; this comes from the coding sequence ATGATCCGAAGCATGACCGCGTTTGCTGGCGGCGAACGCATCACGCCCTGGGGCACGCTTGGTTGCGAGCTGCGCTCGGTCAACCACCGCTTTCTGGAAGTGGGCGTGCGCCTGCCCGAAGAACTGCGTGCACTGGAGCCGTTGCTGCGCGAGCGCGTGGCAGCCAAGAACAGCCGCGGCAAGCTGGACCTGACGCTGCGCCTGCGCGCGCTGGACAACGCGCAGACGCTGGCAGTCAACGAATCGCTGCTGCACGAGCTGGGTGCACTGGCCACGCGGCTGGACGGGCTGTTTCCCAAGTTGCAGGTGGGCTTTACCGATCTGCTGCAGCTGCCCGGCGTCCTGCAGGTGCAGGACGTGGATGCGCCGGCGCTGCAGGCGCAGGCGCTGGCCTTGCTCGATGAGGTGGTCGACAGTTTTGTGGTTGCGCGCGAGCGCGAAGGCGGCAAGTTGGCCGAGGCGATCAGCGAACGTGTGGACGCGATCGAACGCATCGCCGCCGAGGTGCGCATCTTGATCCCGGTGATTCGCGAGGGGCAGCGCGTCAAGCTGGCTGCGCGCCTGGCCGATCTGCCGCATCCGGTGGACCCGGGTCGCGCCGAGCAGGAACTGGTGCTGTGGTTGCAGAAGCTCGATGTGGACGAGGAGCTGGACCGCCTGTCCAGCCATATTTCCGAAATCCGCCGGGTGCTCAAGCAGCGCGAGCCGGTCGGCCGTCGCCTGGACTTTCTGCTGCAGGAATTCAACCGCGAAGCCAATACGCTGGGCTCCAAGTCGGTGGACAGCCGCACCTCCAATGCCGCGGTGGATCTGAAGGTGCTGATCGACCAGATCCGCGAGCAGGTGCAGAACATCGAATAG
- a CDS encoding PilZ domain-containing protein, which produces MIQDTRRAPRRQPSDLVPVIDMLSEAQIGRVGNVSETGMLLLASVPLHDDALYQLRFSLPERIGRATEIDVGVHLLWSEAAHAPGQAWAGFRFLSMSEQHRQRLRAWIAEEHMVG; this is translated from the coding sequence ATGATCCAGGACACCCGCCGTGCGCCGCGCCGCCAGCCCAGCGACCTGGTGCCGGTGATCGACATGCTCAGCGAAGCGCAGATCGGCCGGGTCGGCAACGTCTCGGAAACCGGCATGCTGCTGCTGGCCTCGGTTCCGTTGCACGACGACGCGCTGTATCAGCTGCGTTTCAGCCTGCCCGAACGCATCGGCCGCGCCACCGAAATCGATGTCGGCGTGCATCTGCTGTGGTCCGAGGCGGCGCATGCGCCGGGGCAGGCCTGGGCCGGCTTTCGTTTCCTCAGCATGTCCGAGCAGCATCGCCAGCGCCTGCGCGCCTGGATCGCCGAAGAACACATGGTCGGCTAA
- a CDS encoding VOC family protein: MSRRIALTTLLVADYDAAIAWYTGALGFQVLEDRALGDGKRWLVIGPGSAQEAALLLAQPSDAAQQARIGDQTGGRVDHFLYTDDFWRDHAAMQAFGVEFLETPREEPYGTVAVFRDLYGTKWDLLEPKQ, translated from the coding sequence ATGAGCCGACGCATCGCCCTGACCACGCTGCTGGTCGCCGATTACGACGCGGCCATTGCCTGGTACACCGGCGCGCTGGGCTTCCAGGTGCTGGAAGATCGCGCACTGGGCGACGGCAAGCGCTGGTTGGTGATCGGCCCGGGCAGCGCGCAGGAGGCCGCGTTGCTGCTCGCGCAGCCAAGCGATGCCGCACAGCAGGCGCGCATCGGCGACCAGACCGGCGGGCGTGTCGATCATTTTCTCTACACCGACGACTTCTGGCGCGACCACGCGGCGATGCAGGCGTTCGGCGTGGAATTCCTGGAAACCCCGCGCGAGGAACCGTACGGCACGGTCGCGGTATTCCGCGATCTGTACGGCACCAAGTGGGACCTGCTGGAGCCCAAGCAATGA
- the rph gene encoding ribonuclease PH, with amino-acid sequence MTFSRPSGRTADQLRPVRIERSFTRHAEGSVLVSFGDTRVLCTASVENRVPNFLRGKGEGWVTAEYGMLPRSTHTRSDREAARGKQGGRTLEIQRLIGRALRACVDRNALGERTITLDCDVLQADGGTRTAAITGAYVALADAVNLLLKRGDIKKHPLIGAVAAVSVGIYRGEPVLDLDYPEDSDCDTDMNVVMNDGGGFIELQGTAEGHAFRRDELNALLALAERGMGELFALQRAALAG; translated from the coding sequence ATGACCTTTTCCCGTCCCAGCGGCCGCACGGCCGATCAGCTGCGCCCGGTGCGCATCGAACGCTCCTTCACCCGCCATGCCGAAGGCTCGGTGCTGGTGAGCTTCGGCGACACCCGCGTGCTGTGCACCGCCAGCGTGGAAAACCGCGTACCGAACTTCCTGCGCGGCAAGGGCGAAGGCTGGGTCACCGCCGAATACGGCATGTTGCCGCGCTCCACCCACACCCGCTCCGACCGCGAAGCCGCACGCGGCAAGCAGGGCGGGCGAACGCTGGAAATCCAGCGCCTGATCGGCCGCGCATTGCGCGCCTGCGTCGATCGCAACGCGCTGGGCGAGCGCACCATCACCCTGGACTGCGACGTGCTGCAGGCCGACGGCGGCACCCGCACCGCGGCGATCACCGGCGCCTACGTGGCGCTGGCCGATGCAGTGAACCTGCTGCTCAAGCGCGGCGACATCAAGAAGCACCCGCTGATCGGCGCGGTGGCCGCGGTGTCGGTGGGCATCTATCGCGGCGAGCCGGTGCTGGATCTGGATTACCCGGAAGACAGCGACTGCGATACCGACATGAATGTGGTGATGAACGATGGCGGCGGCTTCATCGAGCTGCAGGGTACCGCCGAAGGCCACGCGTTCCGCCGCGACGAACTCAATGCGCTGCTCGCCCTGGCCGAACGCGGCATGGGCGAACTGTTCGCACTGCAACGCGCTGCGCTGGCCGGATGA
- the pepQ gene encoding Xaa-Pro dipeptidase — protein MTQPSLSHLYSDHLRTLTARADQALQRGGFDHLVVPSGSLHYQVFDDRDYPYAVNPQFKAWVPLTRVPNSWLIYTPGQRPTVIFYQPFDYWHVVPDAPGGWWVEHCDIHIIRTPDAALTLLPKQPERCAILGEAQSALGAYVPNNPQPVIDYLDYQRAFKTQYELALMRIAQQLAVRGHRAAEAAFRAGQSEFGIHMAYCAAVGQDANALPYGNIIALNEHGAVLHYTELGQHAPQPLRSFLIDAGASADGYASDITRTYAADTGSEFQALIDAIDAAQVRMGQSVRAGVDYKQLHVDAHLALMGILKEFGILTVSAEAALATGVSAAFFPHGLGHLIGLQVHDVAGFAASDRGGRIERPAGHPYLRLTRVLEPGMVVTIEPGVYFIDMLLDEVKKNGHAASVDWQRVAQFKPYGGIRIEDEVVCTDDAPENLTRPVFAAP, from the coding sequence ATGACCCAGCCGTCCTTGAGCCACCTGTATTCCGACCACCTGCGCACGCTGACCGCGCGCGCCGATCAGGCGCTGCAGCGCGGCGGCTTCGATCACCTGGTCGTGCCCAGCGGCAGCCTGCATTACCAGGTATTCGACGACCGCGATTACCCATACGCGGTCAACCCGCAATTCAAGGCCTGGGTGCCGCTGACGCGGGTGCCCAACAGCTGGCTGATCTACACCCCGGGCCAGCGCCCGACGGTGATCTTCTACCAGCCGTTCGACTACTGGCACGTGGTGCCCGACGCCCCCGGCGGCTGGTGGGTGGAGCACTGCGACATCCACATCATCCGTACCCCGGACGCAGCATTGACGCTGCTGCCCAAACAGCCCGAGCGCTGCGCGATTCTTGGCGAGGCGCAGAGTGCGCTCGGCGCCTATGTGCCCAACAATCCGCAGCCGGTGATCGATTACCTGGACTACCAGCGCGCCTTCAAGACACAGTACGAACTGGCACTGATGCGTATCGCGCAGCAACTGGCGGTGCGTGGACACCGTGCGGCCGAAGCGGCGTTTCGCGCTGGCCAGAGCGAATTCGGCATCCACATGGCCTACTGCGCGGCCGTGGGCCAGGATGCCAACGCGCTGCCGTACGGCAACATCATCGCGCTCAACGAACACGGTGCGGTGCTGCACTACACCGAGCTGGGCCAGCACGCCCCGCAACCGCTGCGCAGCTTCCTGATCGACGCCGGCGCGTCGGCAGACGGTTATGCAAGCGACATCACCCGCACCTACGCCGCCGACACCGGCAGCGAATTTCAGGCGCTGATCGACGCCATCGATGCCGCCCAGGTGCGCATGGGCCAGAGCGTGCGTGCCGGGGTGGATTACAAGCAATTGCATGTGGACGCACATCTGGCGCTGATGGGCATCCTCAAGGAGTTCGGCATCCTCACCGTGTCGGCCGAAGCCGCGCTGGCCACCGGCGTCAGCGCTGCGTTCTTCCCGCATGGCCTGGGCCACCTGATCGGCTTGCAGGTGCACGATGTGGCCGGTTTCGCCGCCAGCGACCGCGGCGGCCGCATCGAACGCCCGGCGGGCCACCCGTACCTGCGCCTGACCCGCGTCCTGGAACCCGGCATGGTGGTGACCATCGAGCCCGGCGTGTACTTCATCGACATGCTGCTGGACGAGGTCAAAAAGAACGGCCACGCCGCCAGTGTCGACTGGCAGCGCGTCGCGCAGTTCAAGCCCTACGGCGGCATCCGCATCGAAGACGAGGTGGTGTGCACCGATGACGCACCGGAAAACCTGACCCGCCCGGTCTTTGCCGCACCTTAA
- the gmk gene encoding guanylate kinase produces the protein MRGTLYIVAAPSGAGKSSIVNATLARDPKIALSISFTSRAPRPGERHAEHYHFVSADEFQGMIEAGDFFEYALVHGDWKGTARQSVEPQLAAGHDVLLEIDWQGARQVRQKVPDAVSVFILPPSRQALDERMRKRGQDSEDVMAQRLAAAREEMLHFEEFDYVIINETFDTAVSEMCAIFTASRLRRQAQQQRHAGLIQALLD, from the coding sequence ATGCGCGGCACCCTCTATATCGTTGCGGCCCCCTCGGGCGCCGGCAAGAGCAGCATCGTCAACGCCACCCTGGCGCGCGACCCGAAGATCGCCTTGTCGATCTCGTTCACTTCGCGCGCGCCGCGGCCGGGCGAGCGGCATGCCGAGCACTACCATTTCGTGTCGGCCGACGAGTTCCAGGGCATGATCGAAGCAGGCGACTTCTTCGAATACGCGCTGGTGCATGGCGACTGGAAGGGCACTGCGCGGCAGTCGGTGGAGCCGCAGCTGGCGGCCGGTCACGACGTACTGCTGGAGATCGATTGGCAGGGCGCGCGCCAGGTACGCCAGAAGGTGCCCGATGCGGTGAGCGTGTTCATCCTGCCACCGTCGCGACAGGCGCTGGACGAGCGCATGCGCAAGCGCGGCCAGGACAGCGAGGACGTGATGGCGCAGCGCCTGGCCGCCGCGCGCGAAGAGATGCTGCACTTCGAGGAATTCGATTACGTCATCATCAACGAGACCTTCGACACCGCGGTCTCGGAGATGTGCGCCATCTTCACCGCCAGCCGGCTACGTCGGCAGGCGCAGCAGCAGCGGCATGCCGGCCTGATCCAGGCGTTGCTGGACTGA
- a CDS encoding FGGY-family carbohydrate kinase, translated as MQPTNEAIYIGVDVGTGSARAGLFDARGQLLGTARHAIQTWYLPGEMVEQSSADIWQACVQAIRGALAQAGVDAARVAGIGFDATCSLVAAAADGGPVCISPSGQAERDVIVWMDHRAIAQAASINATDEPVLRYVGGQISPEMQTPKLLWLKQHLPDSYARAAHFFDLADWLSWRATGSTARSLCTVTCKWTYVQHEGGWSRRYFERIGLAELLEDAAARIGSSVVPPGTALGQGLTARAADELGLRAGTAVGAALIDAHAGAIGTLASPSADGQPMPLTARLAYIFGTSACVLASTQAPCFTPGVWGPYGSALIPGLWLNEGGQSAAGVAIDTLVRSHPGYADANAQATAAGRDVLQWLEERVLARVGTASQAAVLARGLHVLPDYLGNRSPDADPNARAMIAGLTIDHDLQGLEALYVAGVCGLGYGLADIIDALRAQAVTFDSVIMSGGASHSRLVRQLMADACGVPVQVAATVEPVLLGSAMLAAVASGGFADLPAAMSAMSGLGASTAATPDDIARLHAAKRRGYQAMQALDRQLRREMAKVLADHDC; from the coding sequence ATGCAACCGACCAACGAGGCGATCTACATCGGCGTGGACGTGGGCACCGGCAGCGCCCGCGCCGGGCTGTTCGACGCGCGCGGCCAATTGCTCGGCACCGCGCGCCACGCCATCCAGACCTGGTACCTGCCCGGCGAGATGGTCGAGCAATCCTCGGCAGACATCTGGCAGGCCTGCGTGCAGGCGATCCGCGGCGCGCTGGCGCAGGCCGGCGTGGACGCCGCGCGGGTGGCCGGCATCGGCTTCGACGCCACCTGCTCGCTGGTGGCGGCAGCCGCCGACGGCGGGCCGGTATGCATCAGTCCCAGCGGCCAGGCCGAGCGCGACGTGATCGTGTGGATGGACCACCGCGCCATCGCCCAGGCCGCGTCCATCAACGCCACCGACGAGCCGGTGCTGCGCTACGTGGGCGGGCAGATTTCGCCGGAGATGCAGACTCCCAAGCTGCTGTGGCTCAAGCAGCACCTGCCGGACAGCTACGCGCGCGCGGCGCACTTCTTCGACCTGGCCGACTGGCTGAGCTGGCGCGCCACCGGCAGCACCGCGCGTTCGCTGTGCACGGTGACCTGCAAGTGGACCTATGTGCAGCACGAAGGAGGCTGGAGCCGACGTTACTTCGAACGCATCGGCCTGGCCGAGCTGCTGGAGGATGCGGCCGCGCGGATCGGCAGCAGCGTGGTGCCGCCGGGCACGGCACTGGGCCAGGGGCTGACAGCACGCGCTGCCGACGAATTGGGCCTGCGTGCGGGCACTGCGGTGGGCGCGGCGCTGATCGATGCCCACGCCGGTGCCATAGGCACGCTCGCCAGCCCGTCCGCAGATGGTCAGCCGATGCCGCTCACCGCGCGGTTGGCCTATATCTTCGGCACCTCGGCCTGCGTGCTGGCCAGCACGCAGGCGCCGTGCTTCACGCCCGGCGTGTGGGGGCCTTACGGCTCCGCACTGATCCCGGGGCTGTGGCTCAACGAGGGCGGCCAATCCGCCGCCGGCGTCGCAATCGACACCCTGGTGCGCTCGCATCCTGGCTATGCCGACGCCAACGCACAGGCGACCGCCGCAGGCCGCGATGTGCTGCAATGGCTGGAAGAGCGCGTGCTGGCGCGCGTTGGCACTGCATCCCAGGCCGCCGTGCTGGCGCGCGGGCTGCACGTGCTGCCGGATTATCTGGGCAACCGCTCGCCCGATGCCGACCCCAACGCCCGTGCGATGATCGCCGGGCTGACCATCGACCACGACCTGCAAGGCCTGGAAGCACTGTACGTGGCGGGCGTCTGCGGCCTGGGCTACGGGCTGGCCGACATCATCGATGCGCTGCGCGCGCAGGCAGTGACGTTCGACAGCGTGATCATGAGTGGCGGCGCCAGCCACAGCCGCCTGGTCCGCCAGCTGATGGCCGATGCCTGCGGCGTACCGGTACAGGTCGCGGCCACCGTCGAACCGGTGCTGTTGGGCAGCGCGATGCTGGCCGCCGTGGCCAGCGGCGGTTTTGCCGATCTGCCGGCAGCGATGTCGGCGATGAGCGGCCTGGGCGCGAGCACCGCAGCGACGCCGGACGACATTGCACGCTTGCATGCCGCAAAGCGGCGCGGGTACCAGGCCATGCAGGCGCTGGACCGGCAGTTGCGGCGCGAGATGGCGAAGGTACTGGCCGACCACGACTGCTGA
- the rdgB gene encoding RdgB/HAM1 family non-canonical purine NTP pyrophosphatase: MKHLVLASGNAGKLEELRAMLADLPLRIVAQGELGVEDVPETGLTFVENALIKARHASAVTGLPALADDSGLIVDALGGAPGLYSARYAGSPTDAQANNAKLLDAMREVPAERRSARFYAVIVLLRHPEDPQPLIAEGSWEGVITTQPRGDGGFGYNPVFLDPAYGLTAAEMDSDLKNRLSHRAVALATLQHKLHALAL, translated from the coding sequence ATGAAACACCTGGTCCTGGCCAGCGGCAACGCCGGCAAGCTGGAAGAACTGCGCGCCATGCTCGCCGACCTGCCGCTGCGCATCGTGGCGCAAGGCGAGCTCGGCGTGGAGGACGTGCCGGAAACCGGCCTGACCTTCGTCGAGAACGCGTTGATCAAGGCACGCCATGCCAGCGCGGTCACCGGCCTGCCGGCACTGGCCGACGACTCCGGCCTGATCGTCGATGCGCTTGGCGGTGCGCCCGGCCTGTACAGCGCGCGCTATGCGGGCAGCCCGACCGATGCACAGGCCAACAACGCCAAGTTGCTCGACGCCATGCGCGAGGTGCCGGCCGAGCGCCGCAGCGCGCGCTTTTATGCAGTGATCGTGTTGCTGCGTCACCCGGAAGATCCGCAACCGCTGATCGCCGAAGGCAGCTGGGAAGGCGTGATCACCACGCAACCGCGCGGCGATGGCGGCTTTGGCTACAACCCGGTATTTCTGGACCCGGCCTACGGCCTGACGGCCGCGGAAATGGACAGCGACCTGAAGAACCGCCTGAGCCACCGCGCAGTGGCGCTGGCCACGCTGCAGCACAAACTGCACGCGCTGGCGCTGTAA
- the rpoZ gene encoding DNA-directed RNA polymerase subunit omega yields the protein MARITVEDCLEVVNNRFELVMMASKRARQLANGVQPLIENADASDKPTVMALREIAARRIDNALIDEVEKAERERAEREALEWAAAEVVADEDMSKNDD from the coding sequence ATGGCCCGCATTACCGTAGAAGATTGCCTGGAAGTCGTGAACAACCGTTTCGAGCTGGTCATGATGGCCTCCAAGCGCGCCCGTCAGCTCGCCAACGGCGTGCAGCCGTTGATCGAAAACGCAGACGCCAGCGACAAGCCCACCGTGATGGCGCTGCGCGAGATCGCCGCCCGCCGGATCGACAACGCGCTGATCGATGAAGTCGAGAAGGCCGAACGCGAGCGTGCCGAGCGCGAAGCGCTGGAATGGGCCGCCGCCGAAGTGGTGGCCGACGAAGACATGTCCAAGAACGACGACTGA